The stretch of DNA ttttgcttgtgacttactttattatcaaaataactttaagcatgatttatcattttttatatttatattttttaataagacgaatggtcaaacatcataaccaaaaaaatcaaacattttatattacgaaacggatgtagtatattttttgataattttttaatgaacttctatatttatgatgtatacaacatatattatactaccttttcaaaatataagcacttcTAGGTTATTTTAGgactaaggttaaaaaatactattgtGTTACCCTCCAATAATGATAAGTGGATGGAAGTGGAAGATAAAATGGAACGTACAATTTTGTATGATAAGTAATTAATGGGACGAGTAGAAATTAATTGAACACcagaaactataaaaaaatgatttcatCACTAGTTGCAACATCCAGGCATTATGTGagttatagtaaaaaaaaatcctacggAGTAATAGTTAAAGTTTCATACATCATCACTATTAGCTTAGTAGTTTGCAAAcgactgataaaaaaaattgaagtagGAAGCTCAGGCGGTTAGGCTCTCGGATGCAATCTAATTTACCCACtctggtttttatttttacactaaaaaacaTATCCGTAGTGCGAGACACCTACAATGACTTCATTAaccacaaaatatattttggagaTGTTAATCATTTAGGTATTTGTGCATGTATACATTTACAGAAGTGAGCGTGTGGAGTGtggacatgtatatataattataatgtgTACAAGTGTTTGCGTTTACAacatgttttgaaaaataagagtgagaaaattttgtttttaagtttctTTAATCATTGCGAGCACGAAACGTTCAATACGGAGTATCATGGTCTCTCCCAGGCGTTCTGGACCGTTGGATGAGAAGCAAACGGTGGATACGTGACCCGTCCCGTTACTTGTTCACGGCAGGGGAAACAATCCACACACATCCCGTACGGACGGACCTCGATCGAGCACCGGGATCGGCGGCCGAAGCAGAAatcggacgcggcggcggccggagaaaGCGAGGAGCGTTGGAGTGGGGGCGGCAGCATCTTGACGTCGCCAGTTTGCCGCGGATGGGGATCGGCCACGTGCTCGGCGTCCTCGGCGGCGCCCTCCTCGCGCACGCCGCCTACGCCACCATCCAGTGTAAGCTCTCcctgcctccctccctccctcgagATTCCGGGCGCCCCCGGggttgcccccccccccccccacggcggcggcgggggctgcCGCGGGGCTGAGCTTTGAGACGCTGCCGTTCCTGCTCATGTCGGTGGGGTTTAGATCTGGTCTTGGCTAGTAGGTAGTAGTTGGGGGTTGAATTGGACGGAGGACTGGCTTGTTGTTGTTGGCTAGATTCCACGATTTGATCTTGTGTTTGCCTTGTCGCTGTTGCAGATCGGGCGGTGCTGAAGATCACGGAGGAGGAGTTCTCGAGCCCGCCCATGGATGTAAGTGATCCCGCCCGTCCCTCCGAAAATACTGCTTTCCTTTAGTTGATCTCCGTTGCGTAAAGCTGTGGTCAAAGTATGTGTTTGGGTTGCTTGGTTTGCAGTGAGTTTGGGCTCTTGGTGATGGTACTGATGTAGGTGGTGGTCATGAATTGTGTGCAAATAACGCTGCCCGTGGAAATTCTCCTCTATGTGTTGTTGAGCTTTATTGCTTGTGATTTAGGCTGCTTTTGTTGGGGAAAGGAGTGGTTTGTTAGCACCGAATACTTTAAGCATGCTGTTCCCACAGAAATGGCATGTGGTAGTTATGTGGATTAAAATTGCGCTTCGATGTCTATGAGGTGCACCATGTGTTTACATAACTAATTACACGCGCTTTGGTTCCAAATTTGATGCTGATTGTTTTGGTCTACTCACTCCATTTCCACAGTGTAAGATTTCCTAGCCTTGCGcgtattcatatggatgctaatgaatctagacacatatacaagcTATATACGaaaatcaatggatgaatctatGCAGGGGCCGCAAGTCCTACAATATGGAATAAGGGGAGTCGTAACTGCTTGTTTTACTGGCAACTTGGGATCACTGACTTTGTCCTTTGGGTGTCTTTGCATTGCATAATTTATGCTTTTGATTGCACAGGTGATGATGCAATTGCTCCTGGGGCTGGCCTTATGCATGTGGGCAGGTCTTGTGGTTCCAGCGAAGTTCCTCTCGGTGCTCCCTCATTCTGAGGAGAATAGGTAAACCTATTTGTAGTCAAGTATTTTACATATCTTGAATTTGACATGCTAGCTTTGAAGATGACACAATCTTAGGAAACTCCGAATTAGTTTCCTTTCCTATTTTCTATTGGCATATCACGGGTGATGTGGTTCTAACTTTGTTTGAGCAgttattttctaaactatCGTTGTAATTGACTGAGTTGTTATTCCAGTATAGTTATGTATCAGGGTATGGTTATGTGCATGGTAGACGTCCTCAACAAACATGAATTTGTTTGACAAGCAAGCAACAAATATACTGTGAGATGGAAAGTTAAAAAGTCAACTAGCCAAGTAGTACATAACACTGCTGTTGCATTGATTctttgaattaaatataattagatAACACAAGAGTACAACACTGCATAATGTAGAATATTTGAAACTTCAAGAATCAAGTCGAACATGTATTTTTGATTCTCAGAAATCAGAATTGAGATCACAGTATCACACCATATCTTTAGTCTTGACACTCAGTTGTGAAGCACATATGATTTGGCACTTTGACGTTACTTGCTAGGATCTGAGTTGGGAACAAGAAAATCTCAGCCGTTAATTGTGCAGGACTTCTGAAATGTAGTTGATATGTGCATTAGGATATAGCATAATATGATTGCGGTATTAGATATATGTTGCTGAAATTTGCTCTTTTGTCATTGTATAATGTTGGAACATTGGTAGCATTTTGTAATTAGTGAATAGAATAATAGATAGTTGCACTGCAAAATAAAAGGAGAGAATAACAAATGCTTTCTTGGGGTTTGGGggaactatatttttttataatattcgTGGACATGTGAATACTATGTTTTGAACTGACTTTGATACGTCCTCACTTCTTTGATGGTCATAGCAATACCCTGCCATTCTCTACCTATACCATTTCTCTCTAATCTGTGTTAATGTCAACTGCACGATTGTTTCACTCCTGGCTAACCTGGACTTCGTCATTCTCTACCTATACCATTTCTCTCTAATCTGTGTTAATGCCAACTGCAGGATTGTTTCACTCCCGGCTAACCTGGACTTCATGACCTTCAACCATCGGGGGAGGGCGCTACCATCAGACCCGGACTTGAAGCTGAAGACATGATTAAACATTCACAGTTTCTGTTATTTACCACAATAGGATGATCCATCCAGTTTTTTCGTGTCACTCATTGTTGATGGGGAGAAGCATTTCCCAGAACCCAACATTTATACTCTGTAACTCTAGATTTTGTGTCACATGAATTCTATATCTGTATACCACTCTATCTCATGCCAGTCCATGTGAATCATCAGTTGTTCGTTCACTAGCTTATACTGAAATCCTGAGATGCATGCTTCTCCAAGTACACACATCACTATTGTATTATGGTTTCTGTTGGGAAGTTTGCAAAAACACATCCAGTTCAGCACTCGCCACTGCTGCCTGTAAAGGTGCCAAGGCCTTGTTGGGAGGAGCGGAAGATTTTGAGGAACATAACATCCTAGATGTATAGATATGAGTCCTAGAATTTGGGGTATGGGGGCAAAAACCGTTGGATTATTTGGAGGAGTTTACCTTTAGCTTAACAAGTCATAGTGTGGCCAAAATTTGAGTATTGAATTTTAACGTAGGAGTTGATCTTAGAGATTTTTTAATTGTGCCTTATCTTCTACTCTATCCAGTTtcataattctttttttataagtgtgcagttaaatatttgtttaacatttaacatatttagtttgaaaataataggatagcatgtatgtatgtgtgtgtgtgtatatatatatatgtgtgtgtgtatgtatgtatgtatatatgtatgtgtgtgtgtgcgcgtgtgtatatatatatatatatatagtcatagtcaaacatagattTAGAAGAGCATGTCGGTGTCCAAACGATAAGATATATCAAACTAGAGTACCATTGCCAACTTTCTTTTCGTACCTGATAAACCACGGTCCCAATCTGCCTTTCCGCACGCGCTCCCTCCCTCATCGCCCAAAATGTCATGCACCATTACCCTGCCAACGGTCGTTGCATCCTGCGACTCCTTAGATCTGTTAGTGGCAGCGTTTCGAGCACCACCGAATCAAGTGTCATCGGCCCGCTTGTAGTTGACTGGGCGAGTGTGCTACGGAGGGGAACGTGCACCACCAGTGGCGTTTCGCACCGACGACGGATTGAGTCGCCTCTCGTCGAGAAGAACGAGTTATTTCCCCTTTCCTGCATCCGCCCCAGCATCCTTCGACGTTTCTACCTTCACCCTTTCGAGCGTCACCATCCCGCTCCATAGCTTCATTAGTGGGCTCGACACACCGTGGGAGTAAGGCGGTGGTGAACAACTGGCGGGGATAAGCCAACaacttctctctccttttctttgtgTGCGTGCGACGAACTGGCAAAGGAGAACAAAAGGTGAAACGTCATTGAGGGGATGTCTCCTTCCATCTGCGTTTAGGCCTAGTGTACACGGGTTATTTTTGTGGGCTGAGGCATGGGCTAGATCAACTTGCACTGTTGCTAAAAGTAGTTGCAACGCGTGGTCTCAGAGTTGCTTGGCCGATGGTTACAATGGCTTGTATTGTACAACTCGTGGCCTTCAAGTGGCTTGAGCTCACATGGTAGCTTGGGGTGTGCCCGGACTGTGCACGCCCTTAAACTCTAAGGGCATTCATAGTGCAAAAGTATTGGCGGAGAAGCTCTAGCATGTCACATAGATGAAACCGcccataaaaaaatctactttcCCACGGTGCAGATAGTTCTAGATGTGGTCTAAACTTTGCATGTTAGCCCTTGCTTTATAGTAGTTTACAAAGGACTCCAAATTTTCAcactaaatatacaaaatctagaaaaataatacaaaatcAATCCTAGACAGAGAAACTTTCCCTTTCCTCTTTCTTGCGGCGGCGGTAGGCAACGGAATCCGTGGGCGTGGCGACTAAGGCGACAATGATGGAGGCGACTGGCGGGGCTCGGGGCAGCCGCAGCGGCGGAGCTCGTGGGCAGCTCGAGTGTTGGCGGTCGGGCTCCACGAGCACTGGGCGGCGGAGCTCATGAGCTCCACAGGGATGGTAGCGACGGCTGGCGATCGGGGCGACGTGGCATCCAACGACACTCAGGGCAACGCGTATCGACGTCGCGACAACTCGGCGTGGCTCTGGCAGGACAGATGCTGGGTGATGTCGAtaggcgatgacgacgactgTCGGGTGGCAGCTAGGGATGGCAACAGGGCGGGTTGGACAAGAACGGACCCAAAACAGTCACCCGACTTTTATACTCGAACCCGAATGGAGAAGCGGGTCGGAATCCATCCCCATACCCGACCGGGTGACCCGCTCACCCACAATGTGTAA from Oryza brachyantha chromosome 12, ObraRS2, whole genome shotgun sequence encodes:
- the LOC102700577 gene encoding membrane magnesium transporter, whose translation is MGIGHVLGVLGGALLAHAAYATIQYRAVLKITEEEFSSPPMDVMMQLLLGLALCMWAGLVVPAKFLSVLPHSEENRIVSLPANLDFMTFNHRGRALPSDPDLKLKT